The following proteins are encoded in a genomic region of Synechococcus sp. ROS8604:
- a CDS encoding DNA polymerase III subunit beta translates to MPSRLPTSTAYWNLRAEQVMDQVFHAAEPSLKAVDIQVEPAPDPANNPVAAPLPTTRLSIQPWQQLTLVGVTLGALLCSAWLARSWQLSEQALYRERNLALTEKLKARAIPSPSAPPKATEPEAEPETVATLPSLEPLTLPLSEAIAPITVPPGASPSSSEAGPTAPAPMSQPALVGVVHAEVGGSAIFQLDNQSLSATPGESIGNSGWSLLSLSSTGAVIERNGERQSLSIGGAF, encoded by the coding sequence AGGTGATGGATCAGGTGTTCCACGCAGCGGAACCCTCGCTGAAAGCCGTTGACATTCAAGTGGAGCCGGCACCAGATCCAGCCAACAATCCCGTTGCGGCACCCCTGCCAACAACGCGTCTCAGTATTCAGCCGTGGCAGCAGCTCACCCTGGTCGGTGTGACGCTCGGCGCCCTGCTCTGTAGTGCATGGTTGGCACGCAGCTGGCAGCTCTCCGAGCAAGCCCTCTACCGCGAGCGCAATCTGGCTCTCACTGAAAAGCTCAAAGCACGCGCCATCCCCTCACCCTCTGCACCTCCGAAAGCAACTGAACCTGAAGCAGAACCTGAGACGGTCGCCACACTGCCCAGCCTCGAACCACTCACGCTGCCGCTCAGTGAAGCGATTGCGCCAATCACAGTCCCACCCGGCGCCTCCCCCTCCAGCTCAGAGGCAGGTCCTACAGCGCCAGCTCCTATGAGCCAGCCCGCTCTCGTGGGAGTTGTACACGCCGAAGTGGGGGGATCGGCCATCTTCCAATTAGACAATCAATCACTCTCTGCCACCCCTGGCGAAAGCATCGGTAACAGTGGCTGGTCCCTGCTGAGCCTTTCCAGCACCGGTGCCGTGATTGAACGCAATGGTGAACGCCAATCCCTCTCGATCGGCGGCGCCTTCTAG